In Gossypium arboreum isolate Shixiya-1 chromosome 5, ASM2569848v2, whole genome shotgun sequence, a single genomic region encodes these proteins:
- the LOC108453785 gene encoding uncharacterized protein LOC108453785, producing MGNCQAIDAAALVIQHPSGRLERLYWPIPVSEVMRMNPGHYVSLIIPLPVSQEEEANHHQDRDTVRFTRVKLLRPTDTLSLGHAYRLITSQEVMKFMRAKKYAKTKRESMKKLQHHGQDNLTSGGKSDAHITNQELKNERQISRTSSVNAASMRSKSWRPSLQSISEAVG from the exons ATGGGGAATTGCCAAGCCATCGATGCGGCGGCCTTGGTCATTCAGCATCCCTCCGGGAGGCTTGAGAGGTTATATTGGCCCATTCCCGTCAGTGAAGTTATGAGAATGAATCCCGGTCATTACGTTTCTCTCATCATTCCCTTGCCTGTTTCCCAAGAGGAGGAAGCCAACCATCATCAAGATCGAGATACGGTGCGTTTCACCCGTGTTAAGCTCCTCCGCCCCACCGATACTCTTTCCCTTGGCCACGCTTATCGCCTTATCACTTCTCAAG AGGTCATGAAGTTCATGAGAGCCAAGAAATATGCAAAAACCAAAAGGGAATCCATGAAAAAATTGCAGCACCATGGACAAGACAACCTAACTTCAGGAGGAAAGTCTGACGCACACATCACCAACCAA GAACTAAAGAATGAAAGACAAATCTCACGGACATCATCTGTGAACGCTGCTTCAATGAGGTCAAAATCATGGCGGCCATCATTACAGAGCATCTCTGAGGCTGTAGGCTAA